The sequence below is a genomic window from Chlamydia suis.
CTCTCTCGTAAAAACGAATCCCTAAAGTATATATATATATAATAGATATATATATAGAGCTGACCGGGATCAGCTCTTTTTCTTATAGACTTCGAACAACTGTTGTAAAAGATTTTCGTTGTATGGAGATAAAGGAGTTCCAGAGCAAACGATTCGAAGTGTCTCTAAGAGCGAATCAGATAACTTTCGATTTTTCTCTAAATCCGACTCCTGGAATTCTCGTCCTTCTTTACTTCTAGACGAAGGAAGGAGTTTATCCATAACTCGTATAGCCGACGCATTTGACATTCCACAAACTTTCCCTATAACAGAGACTTTTGTATCTAAGTCTCCCTTTCTAGCTGCCAAAATGTACGCAGATTTATATGGAATTGATTGAAACTCTTTTTGCAAAGTTTGACTTGGAAGACTTATGAAGAGCTCATAATAAGCTAACGCGTTGTAAGCGGACGACTTAGTTCTAAAAACCAAGTCTATCCAAGAAGAAAACGTTGTCGAAGAGAAACAGCTCTTACTTAGTATCTTCCTTGCATTATAGATTTTTTC
It includes:
- a CDS encoding CT583 family protein, yielding MNKLEKEANVFFKKNQTSASQEFKKKVPSIEMFSIALNSEESQSLDRLFLSDDQALSDEESYQEDVLSVKLLTSQIKAIQKQHVLLLGEKIYNARKILSKSCFSSTTFSSWIDLVFRTKSSAYNALAYYELFISLPSQTLQKEFQSIPYKSAYILAARKGDLDTKVSVIGKVCGMSNASAIRVMDKLLPSSRSKEGREFQESDLEKNRKLSDSLLETLRIVCSGTPLSPYNENLLQQLFEVYKKKS